From the Microbacterium thalassium genome, one window contains:
- a CDS encoding lipoate--protein ligase family protein, translated as MHGEYKVPGGKLVVVDLEERDGRIADFHLAGDFFLEPDEALDDIDAAVNGLPVESDVAAIAAAVRAALPAGAQLLGFTPEAVGTAVRRALVTAPGWREFDWEIVHERPVSPMMNLALDEVLTGRVGAGRRRPTLRMWEWDESAVVIGSFQSFRNEVDPEGAARHGFDVVRRISGGGAMMMGANAIITYSLYVPAELVAGMTFADSYAYLDDWVLQALRSLGIEAVYQPLNDIASPQGKIGGAAQKRLANGGVLHHATLSYDMDGQMMTEVLRIGREKLSDKGTTSAAKRVDPLRRQTGLPREAIIQKLKDTFAHLYGAVPGGIADDEYAEAEALVESKFATDAWLHRVP; from the coding sequence ATGCACGGCGAGTACAAGGTGCCCGGGGGGAAGCTGGTCGTCGTCGACCTCGAAGAGCGCGACGGGCGCATCGCGGACTTCCATCTGGCGGGCGACTTCTTCCTCGAACCCGACGAGGCGCTGGACGACATCGACGCCGCGGTCAACGGGCTGCCGGTCGAATCGGATGTCGCGGCCATCGCCGCCGCCGTGCGCGCCGCGCTCCCCGCGGGCGCCCAGCTGCTCGGCTTCACGCCCGAGGCCGTCGGCACCGCCGTGAGACGGGCGCTGGTGACGGCTCCCGGCTGGCGCGAGTTCGACTGGGAGATCGTCCACGAGCGTCCGGTGTCGCCGATGATGAACCTGGCCCTGGACGAGGTGCTGACAGGCCGTGTCGGCGCCGGGCGTCGCAGGCCCACCCTGCGCATGTGGGAGTGGGACGAGTCGGCCGTGGTCATCGGATCGTTCCAGTCGTTCCGCAACGAGGTCGACCCCGAGGGCGCAGCACGCCACGGCTTCGACGTCGTGCGCCGCATCTCGGGCGGCGGCGCGATGATGATGGGCGCCAATGCGATCATCACCTACTCGCTCTATGTTCCGGCCGAGCTCGTCGCCGGCATGACGTTCGCCGACTCGTACGCGTATCTCGACGACTGGGTGCTCCAGGCGCTGCGCTCACTCGGCATCGAGGCGGTCTACCAGCCGCTCAACGACATCGCCTCACCGCAGGGAAAGATCGGCGGGGCGGCGCAGAAGCGTCTCGCGAACGGCGGTGTGCTGCACCACGCGACGCTGAGCTACGACATGGACGGCCAGATGATGACCGAGGTGCTGCGCATCGGACGCGAGAAGCTCAGCGACAAGGGCACGACGTCGGCCGCCAAGCGCGTCGACCCGCTCCGGCGACAGACGGGTCTGCCCCGCGAGGCGATCATCCAGAAGCTGAAGGACACGTTCGCGCATCTCTACGGGGCCGTGCCGGGCGGGATCGCGGACGACGAGTACGCCGAGGCCGAGGCGCTGGTCGAGTCGAAGTTCGCCACCGACGCATGGCTCCATCGGGTGCCGTGA
- a CDS encoding DNA-methyltransferase — protein MAPSGAVSSAAAGEPEAARGAVEIHQGDNLAVARSFDDGSFTLVYLDPPFNTGRARERAVETARPVGEEPGIVRRGFHGREYERLRGDLRTYDDRFDDYWGFLEPRLAEAWRLLADDGTLYVHLDYREAHYAKVLMDALFGRERFLNELIWAYDFGGKTRRRWPTKHDTILVYVKDPDRYWFDSETVDREPYMAPGLVTPEKAERGKLPTDVWWHTIVPTTGREKTGYPTQKPEGVLRRIVQASSRPGDRVLDLFAGSGTTGAVASALGRDAVLVDDNPEAVEVMRARMPHARVVTAPAG, from the coding sequence ATGGCTCCATCGGGTGCCGTGAGCAGCGCCGCCGCCGGCGAGCCCGAGGCCGCCCGGGGCGCGGTCGAGATCCATCAGGGCGACAACCTCGCCGTGGCCCGCTCTTTCGACGACGGATCGTTCACGCTCGTCTACCTCGACCCGCCGTTCAACACCGGCCGAGCACGCGAACGCGCCGTCGAGACCGCGCGCCCGGTGGGCGAGGAGCCCGGCATCGTGCGCCGCGGGTTCCACGGCCGCGAGTACGAGCGGCTGCGCGGCGACCTGCGCACCTACGACGACCGGTTCGACGACTACTGGGGCTTCCTCGAACCCCGCCTCGCCGAGGCGTGGCGGCTGCTCGCCGACGACGGCACCCTGTACGTCCACCTGGACTACCGCGAGGCGCACTACGCGAAGGTGCTGATGGACGCGCTCTTCGGCCGCGAGCGGTTCCTCAACGAGCTGATCTGGGCGTACGACTTCGGGGGCAAGACCCGCCGGCGCTGGCCGACCAAGCACGACACGATCCTCGTGTACGTGAAGGACCCCGATCGCTACTGGTTCGACTCCGAGACCGTCGACCGCGAGCCGTACATGGCGCCGGGGCTCGTCACGCCCGAGAAGGCCGAGCGGGGAAAGCTCCCCACCGATGTCTGGTGGCACACCATCGTCCCCACCACGGGGCGTGAGAAGACGGGCTATCCGACGCAGAAGCCCGAGGGGGTCCTGCGACGCATCGTGCAGGCCTCGAGCCGGCCCGGCGACCGCGTGCTCGACCTGTTCGCCGGCAGCGGCACGACCGGCGCGGTCGCGTCGGCCCTCGGCCGCGACGCCGTGCTCGTCGACGACAACCCCGAGGCGGTCGAGGTCATGCGCGCCCGGATGCCGCACGCGCGCGTCGTGACCGCGCCCGCCGGCTGA
- a CDS encoding alpha/beta hydrolase gives MPEFIDAHGIAIVYDVHPAKTAPRAVVQILHGVGEHAGRYGALIDALTADGYTVYADDHRGHGRTGMKQHDGDASKLGRLGPGGLSAAEDALWRLTRIIRDENPGLPLVLLGHSWGSFMAQKLVNHHPDAYDALVLSGSSVRWPGYLNAGDLNARWNAPDAHGAEWLSSDQSVGKAFVDDPLTTLTPLQKLFGLLDTVRMLGWPRTNLGRDIPALLMVGRDDPLGGPRSVHRLAKAYRERSGLSDITTLVYPDARHEIFNEVMQQEVRADLLAWLDRHFAIRV, from the coding sequence ATGCCCGAGTTCATCGATGCACACGGCATCGCGATCGTCTACGACGTCCACCCGGCGAAGACCGCTCCGCGAGCGGTCGTCCAGATTCTGCACGGCGTGGGCGAGCACGCCGGCCGATACGGAGCGCTCATCGACGCCCTCACCGCCGACGGCTACACGGTGTACGCGGACGATCATCGAGGCCACGGGCGCACCGGAATGAAGCAGCACGACGGCGACGCGTCGAAGCTGGGCAGGCTCGGCCCCGGAGGCCTGAGCGCGGCCGAAGACGCGCTCTGGCGGCTCACGCGCATCATCCGGGACGAGAACCCCGGCCTTCCGCTGGTCCTCCTCGGCCACTCGTGGGGGTCGTTCATGGCGCAGAAGCTGGTCAACCACCACCCGGACGCCTACGACGCGCTGGTGCTCAGCGGATCCTCGGTGCGCTGGCCGGGCTACCTCAACGCCGGAGACCTCAACGCCCGCTGGAACGCGCCCGACGCCCACGGTGCCGAGTGGCTCTCGTCGGATCAGTCCGTCGGGAAGGCGTTCGTCGACGACCCGCTCACCACCCTGACGCCGCTGCAGAAGCTGTTCGGACTGCTCGACACGGTCCGCATGCTGGGGTGGCCGCGGACGAACCTCGGGCGCGACATCCCGGCGCTGCTCATGGTCGGGCGCGACGATCCGCTGGGCGGTCCGCGCAGCGTCCACCGCCTCGCGAAGGCGTACCGCGAGCGCTCGGGGCTCAGTGACATCACGACTCTCGTGTACCCGGACGCCCGCCACGAGATCTTCAACGAGGTGATGCAGCAGGAGGTGCGCGCCGACCTGCTGGCGTGGCTCGACAGGCATTTCGCCATCCGGGTCTGA